The Pyrodictium delaneyi genome contains a region encoding:
- a CDS encoding radical SAM protein — protein sequence MAAPALGDGVEVLVRASLGTLAVLGLERVRLAARPTTAYLLQYSPGGCIARCMFCSQSAPARTPRRLLGRVTWPVVELEKLLGAWRRGLFARVCLQTVLRPGFACEATEILEKLRRADPDIPASVTTTPVEDWVLHEWRRLGVDTLGVGLDAASPRVFREVGKPYTWDMYIDFIRRAIGVYGRGRVYAHLVAGLGETPREMLEAMKTLYAMGARVALFNYTRLPGSPRAFPGVDPATYRVYQLARLLLEHGLDPLDYIDPRPPLRFTKKPPLDPRYGLLTSGCPGCNRPFYNEPPRGPIYNYPSMELLRRDREAVKRQLEEIGLGGGE from the coding sequence GTGGCAGCTCCAGCCCTGGGGGACGGTGTAGAAGTGCTAGTACGCGCCTCGCTCGGCACACTAGCAGTGCTAGGCCTGGAGAGAGTCCGGCTAGCTGCACGGCCTACTACAGCCTATCTGCTCCAGTACAGTCCCGGGGGCTGCATAGCGCGCTGCATGTTCTGTAGCCAGTCCGCGCCGGCGCGGACGCCCCGGCGGCTGCTGGGCAGAGTCACGTGGCCTGTGGTTGAGCTGGAGAAGCTCCTCGGGGCCTGGAGGAGGGGATTGTTCGCCCGGGTCTGCCTCCAGACTGTGCTCCGCCCGGGCTTTGCTTGCGAGGCAACCGAGATACTCGAGAAGCTGCGCAGAGCCGACCCCGACATCCCGGCGTCGGTCACCACTACGCCGGTCGAGGACTGGGTGCTCCACGAGTGGCGCCGCCTCGGCGTAGACACGCTTGGCGTAGGGCTCGACGCTGCCTCGCCTCGGGTCTTCCGCGAGGTAGGCAAGCCCTACACATGGGACATGTATATCGACTTCATACGCAGGGCTATAGGCGTCTACGGCCGCGGCAGAGTCTATGCTCACCTCGTGGCAGGGCTCGGCGAGACACCCAGGGAGATGCTCGAGGCCATGAAGACCCTCTACGCTATGGGCGCCAGGGTGGCGCTCTTCAACTACACCCGGCTCCCCGGCAGCCCCCGGGCCTTCCCCGGGGTGGACCCGGCCACGTACCGTGTCTACCAGCTCGCTCGGCTCCTACTCGAGCACGGCCTCGACCCGCTAGACTACATCGACCCCCGGCCCCCGCTACGGTTCACCAAGAAGCCACCGCTAGACCCCCGCTACGGGCTGCTGACTAGCGGTTGTCCCGGCTGCAACAGGCCATTCTACAACGAGCCACCCCGTGGCCCCATCTACAACTATCCCTCCATGGAGCTGCTCCGACGCGACCGGGAGGCGGTAAAGAGACAACTAGAGGAGATAGGTCTAGGTGGAGGAGAGTGA
- a CDS encoding radical SAM protein — MTRLKAFRMIRRFTEVSLTGASCPLNCSHCRGRYLKGMTPVPSGPRGLLQLLEKLSQRGVRGVLVSGGLRPDGRLPLELYLDQLREARKRLGLVINLHPGYEDRPRVLEQLRDAVNVLDYELSLSPEMIKGVRRLPFSPEHTVKVMEAMMEHGHDVVPHIFLWHPWSSPELLKKELTIAADLGAKRATLLVYIPPPGEPQPPAEKLVELLRLARSLWPGELALGCMRPYSVKPILDRAAVEEGLVDRIANPSPRALREARVEHTLYDACCSLPENLLSRFRVK, encoded by the coding sequence GTGACCAGGCTAAAGGCCTTCCGCATGATCCGCCGCTTCACCGAGGTAAGCCTCACCGGCGCCAGCTGCCCACTAAACTGTAGCCACTGCCGCGGCCGCTACCTAAAGGGCATGACCCCCGTGCCGTCGGGGCCCCGCGGTCTCCTCCAGCTCCTCGAGAAGCTCAGCCAGCGCGGGGTACGCGGGGTCCTCGTGAGCGGCGGGCTCCGGCCGGACGGCCGGCTCCCCCTCGAGCTCTACCTCGACCAGCTCCGCGAGGCCCGGAAGAGGCTAGGCCTCGTGATCAACCTCCACCCCGGCTACGAGGACCGCCCGCGGGTGCTCGAGCAGCTCCGTGACGCAGTCAACGTGCTGGACTACGAGCTCAGTCTCAGCCCCGAGATGATCAAGGGGGTGCGCCGGCTCCCCTTCAGCCCCGAGCATACGGTCAAAGTAATGGAGGCCATGATGGAGCACGGCCACGACGTGGTACCCCACATCTTCCTATGGCACCCCTGGAGCAGCCCAGAGCTGCTAAAGAAGGAGCTAACCATAGCGGCCGACCTAGGCGCCAAGCGGGCCACATTACTCGTCTACATACCCCCGCCCGGCGAGCCCCAGCCACCCGCCGAGAAGCTCGTAGAACTGCTACGTCTAGCCCGCAGCCTCTGGCCGGGGGAGCTAGCTCTAGGCTGCATGAGGCCATACAGCGTCAAGCCAATATTGGATCGCGCTGCGGTAGAGGAGGGCCTAGTGGACAGGATAGCGAACCCAAGCCCCCGCGCCCTAAGAGAAGCCAGGGTAGAGCACACCCTCTATGATGCCTGCTGTAGCCTACCCGAGAACCTTCTATCAAGGTTCCGTGTCAAATAG
- a CDS encoding SDR family NAD(P)-dependent oxidoreductase produces the protein MKVNGSVFIVTGSSRGIGRAIALEAARRGAAGIVVNYLRSREAAEKVAEEIRGLGGDALVVGADVSRWEEARRLVEAAVGRWGRVDVVVNNAGILEPKPFHEMEPRDWQRMIEVHFYGALNVARAALPYMMRQRRGVIVNISSVLGLRPEPLTSHYSAAKAALIAWSVAAAKELAEYGIRVFAVAPGGVDTDMARVWGDMDWVEEEIPLARLARPEEIARLVLDAVENPYITGDVLTISGGLL, from the coding sequence ATGAAGGTCAACGGCTCCGTCTTCATAGTAACTGGCTCTAGTCGAGGGATAGGCAGGGCGATAGCCCTAGAGGCTGCTCGCCGCGGAGCAGCGGGCATTGTAGTGAATTATCTACGGTCAAGGGAGGCGGCGGAGAAGGTTGCGGAGGAGATACGGGGTCTTGGCGGTGATGCTCTGGTTGTTGGCGCCGATGTGTCCCGGTGGGAGGAGGCTCGGCGCCTAGTAGAGGCAGCAGTGGGGCGCTGGGGCCGCGTAGACGTGGTGGTCAACAACGCGGGGATCCTGGAGCCTAAGCCGTTCCATGAGATGGAGCCACGGGACTGGCAGAGGATGATAGAGGTACACTTCTACGGCGCCTTAAACGTCGCCCGGGCAGCCCTACCCTACATGATGCGGCAGAGGAGAGGAGTAATAGTCAACATATCCTCTGTGCTCGGGCTCCGCCCCGAGCCCCTTACGAGCCACTACTCAGCTGCCAAGGCTGCGCTGATAGCCTGGAGTGTAGCAGCCGCCAAGGAGCTAGCGGAGTACGGGATACGTGTCTTCGCCGTGGCTCCCGGCGGTGTGGACACCGATATGGCGCGGGTCTGGGGCGACATGGACTGGGTCGAGGAGGAGATCCCCCTGGCCCGGCTAGCCCGGCCCGAAGAGATTGCCAGGCTAGTTCTAGACGCAGTAGAGAACCCTTACATAACGGGTGACGTGCTCACTATTAGTGGTGGGCTACTCTAA
- a CDS encoding SPL family radical SAM protein has translation MVEWMELGIKPSSYISSLCYSVLRLEPFTGCSFGCTYCYARWYRGAGPPWAKPWLPRVFEKIARRMQELPRPVFRLATLSDPLQQRGGAVPGVVKALLRTALRYRVPLVLNTRGDVAGDPEVFALLLSLAEHRLVLVQVTLGLPEGPAQLLEPGAPPPSRRLDSIEALARHGVPVVVRVQPLVPGLEEWHLRAATEALERGARGLIAEPLRETQRGLEALYKLLGAGVPSAGWEGYQLGEEPGREPLLHPGPAWRERMHMALEALAQRYGAVYAPCKDALLPRLAHWYRPGRSCCLEWLAVEEPVLVRPTLHEYVYWLEQGGDGSWQGFNGYICSLPVFEPFCSMLDYYPSPVRKALRAHHRRLQRLVENRSKLEALLSKTTMWR, from the coding sequence GTGGTCGAGTGGATGGAGCTGGGGATAAAGCCTAGCAGCTACATCTCGTCGCTCTGCTACTCTGTGCTCCGGCTAGAGCCCTTCACTGGCTGCAGCTTCGGCTGCACATACTGCTACGCGCGCTGGTACCGCGGCGCCGGGCCGCCCTGGGCTAAGCCCTGGCTCCCCAGGGTCTTCGAGAAGATTGCCAGGAGGATGCAAGAGCTACCCCGGCCGGTGTTCCGGCTGGCTACGCTCTCGGATCCTCTCCAGCAGCGGGGCGGCGCCGTACCAGGCGTAGTGAAGGCGTTGCTGCGTACCGCGCTCCGCTACAGGGTGCCCCTAGTGCTCAACACGAGGGGTGACGTAGCCGGCGACCCCGAGGTCTTCGCGCTTCTGCTCTCCCTGGCCGAGCACCGGCTCGTCCTGGTGCAAGTGACCTTGGGGCTCCCCGAAGGACCTGCTCAGCTCCTCGAGCCCGGGGCGCCGCCCCCGAGCAGGAGGCTCGACTCCATAGAGGCCCTCGCCAGGCACGGCGTGCCGGTCGTCGTCCGTGTCCAGCCCCTGGTGCCCGGGCTTGAGGAGTGGCACCTACGCGCAGCTACTGAGGCCCTCGAGAGGGGCGCCCGGGGGCTCATAGCCGAGCCACTGCGAGAGACCCAGAGGGGCCTCGAGGCGCTCTACAAGCTCCTCGGCGCAGGGGTGCCCAGCGCCGGGTGGGAGGGCTACCAGCTAGGCGAGGAGCCAGGCCGAGAACCACTACTACACCCTGGGCCCGCGTGGCGAGAGAGGATGCACATGGCGCTGGAGGCCCTGGCCCAGCGCTACGGCGCCGTCTACGCGCCGTGCAAGGACGCTCTACTGCCCCGGCTAGCGCACTGGTACAGACCAGGCCGTAGCTGTTGCCTGGAATGGCTCGCCGTCGAGGAGCCGGTACTGGTACGGCCTACACTCCACGAGTACGTCTACTGGCTCGAACAGGGCGGAGACGGCTCCTGGCAGGGCTTCAACGGGTACATCTGCAGCCTCCCCGTGTTCGAGCCCTTCTGCAGCATGCTCGACTACTACCCCTCCCCGGTTCGTAAGGCGCTGCGCGCCCATCACCGGAGGCTACAGAGGCTCGTGGAGAACCGCTCGAAACTTGAAGCTCTGTTATCGAAAACAACTATGTGGAGGTAG
- a CDS encoding V-type ATPase subunit — MFSCSETDLVTIYSVCAPRVAGVRSRLLTVDEITFLEASTSFRDLLRRLQSTRYGEYIRREEPSNCSELAFALRTPLVMAYKSFRRIVPGYALPVLDGYMESHIARNVRLYFKYTYTSDESALRHIDARIEAIQGYTELLGVYLSRGSRRDLVEALHRAGLSDYSVRIRTLEPLLEKRRGPLALVDIVVEALSLSRLLYRAGGLPVDERTRLESLLGIEAIKFVSLTMARATRLGLDMGYVSTLIPEPIGTMLLLYSEKPLALCRKLQVPSTLCKPESPGELASRLYSYTWRIAWRTSLWNQFSLAGILAALKLLELEVQKLYSICMKTVAREYGYNLLAR; from the coding sequence GTGTTTAGCTGCAGCGAGACGGACCTCGTTACTATCTACTCGGTGTGCGCGCCCCGGGTAGCTGGGGTAAGGTCGCGTCTACTCACCGTAGACGAGATAACGTTCCTAGAAGCATCTACATCGTTTAGGGATCTCCTACGGCGTCTCCAGTCTACACGTTACGGCGAGTACATTAGAAGAGAAGAGCCCAGCAACTGCAGCGAGCTAGCCTTCGCTCTCCGCACCCCATTAGTCATGGCCTACAAGAGCTTTAGGAGGATAGTCCCCGGCTACGCGCTCCCCGTCCTCGACGGGTACATGGAGAGCCACATTGCACGTAATGTGAGGCTATACTTCAAGTACACCTATACAAGTGATGAATCTGCTCTAAGGCATATAGACGCGAGGATAGAAGCCATTCAAGGATACACCGAGCTGCTGGGCGTATACCTCTCTAGGGGCTCTAGGCGAGACCTAGTAGAGGCCCTACACCGTGCCGGGCTCAGCGACTACTCAGTACGCATCAGGACGCTGGAGCCCCTCTTAGAGAAGCGTAGAGGACCCCTAGCTCTCGTCGACATAGTCGTCGAGGCTCTTAGCCTTTCTAGGCTCCTCTATAGAGCTGGCGGGCTCCCAGTAGATGAGAGGACGAGGCTAGAGAGTCTCCTAGGAATAGAGGCGATAAAGTTCGTATCACTGACTATGGCTCGTGCTACTAGGCTAGGCTTAGACATGGGGTACGTATCGACACTAATACCAGAACCTATCGGAACCATGTTGCTACTGTATTCGGAAAAACCTCTCGCTCTCTGCCGCAAGCTCCAGGTGCCCTCAACTCTCTGTAAGCCAGAGAGCCCCGGGGAGCTAGCTAGCAGGCTGTACAGCTATACCTGGAGGATAGCCTGGAGAACCAGCCTGTGGAATCAATTCAGCCTAGCTGGCATACTTGCAGCGCTGAAGCTGCTAGAGCTTGAGGTACAAAAGCTCTACAGTATTTGCATGAAGACCGTTGCGCGTGAGTATGGCTACAACTTGCTAGCTCGTTAG
- a CDS encoding ATP synthase subunit C, translating to MSSTHAPSLPTAAAYAGFALVLVAALLTTLLFFITRPLIETAIAAEGAGGEAAEPGLVKMATVLAASLAFSTSVLGAAIGIALVGSASISAMVEKPELRVWGLILTALAEALAIYGIAIAFLILTS from the coding sequence GTGTCTAGTACACACGCCCCTAGTCTCCCTACAGCCGCCGCCTACGCTGGCTTCGCGCTCGTCCTGGTAGCAGCTCTCCTGACTACACTATTGTTCTTCATCACTCGTCCACTCATAGAGACCGCTATAGCGGCTGAGGGGGCGGGCGGAGAAGCGGCTGAGCCGGGTCTAGTAAAGATGGCTACCGTCCTGGCAGCCTCGCTAGCATTCTCGACTTCAGTACTAGGCGCTGCTATAGGTATAGCACTCGTAGGTTCTGCCTCGATAAGCGCTATGGTCGAGAAGCCCGAGTTACGCGTATGGGGGCTCATACTTACAGCACTAGCCGAGGCCCTAGCCATATACGGTATAGCTATAGCGTTCCTTATCCTAACGAGCTAG
- a CDS encoding V-type ATP synthase subunit D, giving the protein MGINRSELLTARRQLEYYRRAYEVVKRIRDALLSEIMTSIRELEEKRSIIEHKLRDLYQLYLLAYGESSPGEIVGAQPGSSFIVLREHIRYGVPRYKGEGVCRISDVPSYSLTATWPVLDDVVEGLCRLHNALVELASVEQTLLRDIELLAFYQRILNILEHIHIPRMMRRVKYLEEMLDDYERYEVTIKLVLKDILGARSNERV; this is encoded by the coding sequence ATGGGTATCAATCGATCCGAGCTGCTAACAGCTCGCCGGCAACTAGAGTATTACAGGAGGGCATACGAGGTAGTTAAGAGGATTAGAGATGCACTACTAAGCGAGATAATGACTTCGATAAGGGAGCTAGAGGAAAAACGCAGCATTATAGAACATAAGCTCAGGGATCTCTACCAGCTCTACCTCTTGGCGTATGGGGAGTCCAGCCCCGGCGAGATTGTCGGTGCACAACCAGGCTCATCATTCATAGTGTTGAGGGAGCATATACGTTATGGTGTTCCCCGGTACAAGGGGGAGGGTGTATGCAGAATTAGTGACGTACCTTCCTACAGTCTTACAGCTACGTGGCCAGTACTGGATGATGTTGTCGAGGGACTCTGTAGACTACATAACGCCTTGGTGGAGCTAGCTAGTGTAGAGCAGACTCTGCTCCGTGATATAGAGTTGCTAGCCTTCTACCAGAGAATACTCAATATCCTTGAACACATACATATACCCAGGATGATGCGGCGAGTAAAGTACCTTGAAGAGATGCTCGACGATTACGAGCGTTACGAGGTTACAATAAAACTCGTGCTCAAGGATATACTTGGGGCTCGAAGCAATGAGCGAGTATAA
- a CDS encoding V-type ATP synthase subunit B: MSRSSHGIREYKSIRRIRGPLMVVERVHGVAYNELVEVEDDSGNRRLGRVIEVGRGFAVVQVFGETHGLSTGATTARFLGSAYTYPVSIDMLGRIFNGVGEPIDGAPPPSPEDTLDINGYPLNPYMREFPRDFIQTGVSAIDGMNTMVRGQKLPIFSGAGLPHNKLAVQIARQATVPGEAEDFAIVFAAIGVKHDEALYFREEFEKSGALDRAVLFINLASDPAAERLVTPRIALTVAEHLAFNHDMHVLVILTDMTNYCEALKEVSAMRREVGGRRGYPGYMYSDLASIYERAGRIRGRKGSITQMPILTMPNDDITHPIPDLTGYITEGQIVLSRELYNRGIYPPINVLMSLSRLMKEGIGPGKTREDHQAVADQLHAAYSRAMEVRSLAMIIGEAALGPDEKKYLRFAEAFEQRFLKQDFYENRSIEETLDIAWEVLSILPESELTRIPDELVSKYMKAVG; the protein is encoded by the coding sequence GTGAGTAGGAGTAGCCACGGTATACGCGAGTATAAGAGCATTAGGAGGATACGTGGCCCCCTAATGGTAGTTGAAAGAGTCCACGGTGTAGCATACAACGAGCTAGTAGAAGTAGAGGACGACAGCGGCAACCGGAGGCTAGGAAGGGTAATAGAGGTTGGCAGAGGCTTCGCCGTCGTACAAGTATTCGGCGAGACACATGGCCTCTCTACTGGAGCGACTACAGCACGGTTCCTTGGCAGCGCCTATACTTACCCAGTATCAATCGACATGCTCGGCCGTATATTCAACGGCGTTGGAGAGCCAATCGACGGCGCTCCTCCACCCTCCCCAGAGGATACGTTAGACATCAACGGCTATCCCTTGAACCCGTACATGAGGGAGTTTCCACGCGACTTCATCCAGACGGGTGTATCCGCTATAGACGGCATGAACACGATGGTGCGTGGCCAGAAGCTGCCAATCTTTAGCGGCGCTGGCCTGCCGCACAACAAGCTAGCCGTGCAGATAGCCCGCCAAGCAACTGTGCCCGGGGAGGCAGAGGATTTTGCAATAGTCTTTGCAGCTATAGGTGTAAAACATGACGAGGCTCTCTACTTCCGTGAAGAGTTCGAGAAAAGCGGCGCCCTAGACCGGGCGGTACTCTTCATTAATCTTGCAAGTGACCCTGCTGCAGAGAGGCTAGTAACGCCGCGTATAGCACTAACAGTAGCAGAGCACCTAGCGTTCAACCACGACATGCACGTGCTAGTAATACTGACTGATATGACTAACTACTGCGAGGCTCTAAAAGAGGTAAGCGCTATGCGCCGTGAGGTAGGTGGTCGGCGAGGCTACCCTGGCTACATGTATAGTGATCTTGCGAGTATTTACGAGCGCGCTGGCAGGATACGTGGACGGAAGGGTAGTATTACTCAGATGCCTATACTCACGATGCCTAACGATGATATTACTCACCCGATTCCCGACCTTACAGGCTATATTACTGAGGGCCAGATTGTGCTTAGCCGTGAGCTCTATAACCGTGGTATCTACCCGCCGATAAACGTGCTAATGAGCCTATCGAGGCTGATGAAGGAGGGTATCGGCCCCGGAAAAACCAGAGAAGACCACCAAGCGGTAGCTGACCAGCTCCATGCAGCCTATAGCCGCGCTATGGAGGTACGTAGCCTAGCCATGATAATAGGCGAAGCAGCCCTCGGCCCCGACGAGAAGAAGTACCTGCGGTTTGCTGAGGCTTTCGAGCAGCGCTTCCTCAAGCAGGACTTCTACGAGAACCGCAGCATAGAGGAGACCCTCGACATCGCCTGGGAAGTACTATCAATACTACCAGAAAGCGAGCTAACACGTATACCGGACGAGCTGGTATCGAAGTATATGAAGGCGGTGGGCTAG
- a CDS encoding V-type ATP synthase subunit A has protein sequence MRTVKGVITWISGPVVRVEGARTARLYEVAEVGEERLLGEVVALEGGEAVVQVYEDTSGLRPGDPAYFTGALFSVELGPGLLSTIFDGVQRPLPLLAQLSGPWIKRGLRVEPLPRNRRWHFTPSRHVALGDRVGAGDILGIVEETSLVRHYVMIPPGVRGRLRELAVEGDYRVDDVVAVVENNGKRFEVKLVHRWPVRRPRPFRAKKQPSLPLVTGVRVIDTFFPVALGGTAAIPGGFGTGKTVLLQTLASWSRVDIVVHVGCGERGNEMTELLERFPKLRDPATGKPLMERTVLIANTSNMPVAAREASIYTGITIAEYYRDMGYHVLLTADSTSRWAEALREVSARLEEIPGEEGYPAYLSSRLAGFYERAGRVECLGKPQREGSLTVIGSVSPPGGDYSEPVTSHTLRYVGSLWALDTQLAYSRHYPAINWLLSYSVYVDRVKGWWERIAPRWSEIRSRALEILQREASIRELARVIGVEALSEEDKLVLLAAWMLREGFLQQNAFHPVDAFSSPEKQVKLLSIILEFYDAARAALRENPSLTVDMLKKHALTKRIVTLKREVRDDELDKIDELAEEVVKEIEKLKVATP, from the coding sequence ATGAGAACCGTGAAGGGAGTCATCACGTGGATTAGCGGCCCCGTGGTACGGGTTGAGGGTGCTAGAACTGCCCGGCTCTACGAGGTAGCGGAGGTTGGCGAGGAGAGGCTTCTAGGCGAGGTAGTCGCCCTCGAGGGCGGCGAGGCCGTCGTTCAGGTCTACGAGGATACTAGTGGGCTCAGACCAGGCGACCCCGCCTACTTTACTGGCGCATTGTTCAGTGTAGAGCTAGGCCCAGGCCTATTATCGACGATATTTGATGGCGTTCAGAGGCCTCTCCCGCTTCTCGCTCAGCTCTCGGGGCCCTGGATTAAGCGCGGATTAAGGGTCGAGCCTCTTCCTAGGAACCGGAGGTGGCACTTCACCCCGTCAAGGCATGTAGCTCTAGGAGACCGTGTCGGGGCAGGAGATATCCTGGGTATAGTAGAGGAGACTAGTCTTGTACGGCACTACGTGATGATTCCACCGGGTGTACGTGGTAGACTACGGGAGCTTGCAGTAGAGGGTGACTATAGGGTAGACGACGTAGTAGCTGTAGTCGAGAACAATGGTAAACGTTTTGAGGTAAAGCTTGTACATAGATGGCCTGTTAGGAGGCCGAGACCTTTCCGTGCAAAGAAGCAGCCATCGCTCCCCCTTGTAACTGGCGTCAGAGTGATTGATACCTTCTTCCCCGTGGCACTCGGCGGTACAGCTGCCATCCCCGGCGGGTTCGGGACTGGCAAGACAGTCTTGCTCCAGACCCTAGCTTCTTGGTCACGTGTAGACATAGTGGTGCATGTAGGCTGTGGTGAGCGAGGCAACGAGATGACTGAGCTCCTCGAGCGATTCCCCAAGCTGAGGGACCCTGCAACCGGGAAACCCTTGATGGAGCGTACAGTGCTCATAGCTAACACTAGCAACATGCCCGTAGCAGCCCGTGAGGCAAGCATATACACCGGCATAACCATAGCCGAGTACTACCGCGACATGGGCTACCACGTACTACTCACAGCTGACTCTACGAGCCGCTGGGCTGAAGCCCTACGCGAGGTTAGTGCGAGACTTGAGGAGATACCGGGAGAGGAAGGGTATCCTGCATACCTCTCCTCGAGGCTAGCCGGGTTCTACGAGCGTGCCGGTCGTGTCGAGTGTCTCGGGAAGCCGCAGAGGGAGGGAAGCCTCACAGTTATAGGGTCTGTATCGCCACCCGGCGGCGACTATTCAGAGCCCGTTACTAGCCATACCCTGAGGTATGTTGGTAGTCTCTGGGCGCTAGACACACAGCTAGCGTACTCCAGGCATTACCCGGCTATAAATTGGCTGCTGAGCTACTCGGTTTACGTGGATAGGGTTAAGGGCTGGTGGGAGCGCATAGCTCCACGCTGGAGCGAAATCCGGAGCCGAGCACTTGAGATTCTTCAGCGCGAGGCGAGTATAAGGGAGCTAGCCAGGGTCATAGGCGTAGAAGCGCTCTCGGAGGAGGATAAGCTCGTACTCCTAGCTGCATGGATGCTCCGGGAAGGGTTCCTCCAGCAAAACGCCTTCCATCCAGTAGATGCTTTCTCGTCGCCCGAGAAGCAGGTGAAGCTTCTCAGCATTATACTAGAGTTCTATGATGCAGCTCGCGCAGCGCTAAGGGAGAATCCAAGCCTCACAGTTGATATGCTAAAGAAGCACGCCCTGACAAAGAGGATTGTGACGCTTAAACGTGAAGTCAGGGATGACGAGCTCGACAAGATAGACGAGCTCGCAGAGGAGGTTGTAAAGGAGATAGAGAAGCTGAAGGTGGCAACGCCGTGA
- a CDS encoding V-type ATP synthase subunit E: MTIHNLDKLLDRLIADSIDLTGLRERYYGIIDSYRSRALHEVERLREAILQRVEEEKGALNTKYSRLLRTEELRAREEVFQKALRLAQQLIESLRGTEAYTRALERLLEEAVSAIGEPVVVVSTRSEDSELLATIARRVSSRLGVEIRIGDPIDTVFGLVARSVDGKVVYDCRFESRLRLALPRLRARVYRILFG; encoded by the coding sequence ATGACAATCCATAATCTCGACAAGCTCCTAGACAGACTCATAGCTGACAGTATAGACCTCACTGGTTTACGTGAGCGGTACTATGGCATAATCGATAGTTATCGCAGCCGTGCGCTCCACGAGGTAGAGAGGCTAAGAGAGGCGATCCTTCAGCGTGTTGAGGAGGAAAAGGGCGCGCTCAATACCAAGTACTCTAGGCTCCTACGTACAGAGGAGCTCCGAGCCCGGGAAGAGGTTTTCCAAAAAGCCCTTAGGCTGGCACAGCAACTCATAGAGAGCCTCCGCGGTACAGAGGCCTACACTAGAGCGCTTGAACGCCTCCTAGAAGAGGCTGTTAGTGCTATAGGCGAGCCTGTAGTCGTAGTCTCTACCCGTAGCGAGGATAGCGAGCTACTGGCTACTATAGCTAGGCGCGTCTCCTCCAGGCTAGGCGTAGAGATACGTATAGGCGATCCCATTGACACGGTCTTCGGGCTTGTAGCGCGGAGTGTCGACGGCAAGGTGGTCTATGACTGTAGGTTTGAGTCTCGTCTAAGACTGGCGCTTCCACGTCTACGTGCCCGGGTCTATCGTATCCTCTTCGGATGA
- a CDS encoding V-type ATP synthase subunit F gives MDRTSNGRGYRVVVIGDEETVNLFRLIGYVGHVASASELLDVLGKYVGREDVGLIVVTYDLVEENIDKYFELKARLRKPLLVEIPSIRNPWKTGIDYLELFRRVVAGSGAESP, from the coding sequence ATGGATAGGACTAGTAATGGTAGAGGCTACCGGGTAGTAGTCATTGGCGACGAGGAGACGGTGAACCTATTCCGTCTCATCGGCTACGTCGGCCACGTAGCCTCAGCTAGCGAGCTGCTAGACGTTCTGGGCAAATACGTAGGCCGGGAGGACGTAGGCCTAATAGTCGTCACTTACGACCTAGTCGAGGAGAATATCGACAAGTACTTCGAGCTCAAGGCCCGGCTTAGGAAGCCACTACTCGTCGAGATACCGAGTATACGGAACCCATGGAAGACCGGCATAGACTACCTTGAGTTGTTTAGGAGAGTCGTAGCCGGCAGCGGGGCTGAATCCCCATGA